A stretch of Paludisphaera borealis DNA encodes these proteins:
- a CDS encoding alpha/beta hydrolase has protein sequence MKPRPGDSVFFLCLAVGLAAASARGDQPSDPTAAIFTPSDLPKLARGVAFANAGERTVRVWSPSNQSWTLTREGDVVTLRAASSPGDSTPRWQDLGKLAVAAHGTLKIQIAEPPKADAKADNKEASAPPAAPALLVLDSDPEHDPRRLLDFARGRVDSTEPAADRRREQARTNREGNDFHAPATAAAWRDRSAHVRDQMRVALGLWPAPPKTPLNPQVYDVLERDGYTIEKVVLETLPGFTLSGNLYRPSKKPVSGKAPAILCPHGHWEVGRVQEDVQARCIRWAKLGAVVFMYDMVGYNDSKPFTHAFLNDRLRRWGLSLFGLQTWNSIRALDWLSTLPDVDPARIGCTGESGGGTQTFILTALDDRIKVSAPVVMVSDWFQGGCVCENAAGLRHHTDNIEFAALCAPRPMILVGASGDWTAKTMSLAFPAIRGVYSLVGSVDRIEAQVFDFPHNYNQTSRNAVYAFMGRWLLGIEDSASTREGDQTPEKPEAILTFEAKHPAPADRKTPEQLEAALIKTLGDQLEALSPAHDATNWQAAKRFLKTSLSVRVGLETPSPEALAQREVRRVDREGFRIVHSQIGRRANGEAIPVVRLIPTHSNGRLTVIADDQGKSALATPAGEVSELARALLARGQSVVGFDPLFVGESIDPAKPITHRPVVDHFHTYNPSVAADQMQDLATVVSWAGSQPDVREVSLAARGLAGFQALIARPLLGGLARTAVDLNGAEDTDGSGDLPAEIDLPGLFQFGGLRTAAALSAPAPLWIVRPGPKFAKAWPEAAYDLADAKAQFRIATEAPPADRLARWIDEGN, from the coding sequence ATGAAGCCGCGGCCTGGCGATTCCGTGTTCTTTCTATGCCTCGCGGTCGGGCTGGCCGCTGCGTCGGCTCGCGGCGATCAGCCGAGTGATCCGACGGCGGCGATCTTCACGCCCAGCGACCTCCCCAAGCTGGCGCGCGGCGTTGCGTTCGCCAACGCCGGCGAGCGGACCGTCCGGGTCTGGTCCCCCTCGAACCAGTCGTGGACGCTCACGCGCGAAGGCGACGTCGTCACGCTTCGCGCCGCGTCCTCGCCCGGCGACTCAACCCCGCGCTGGCAAGATCTCGGAAAGCTCGCCGTCGCCGCTCACGGCACTCTCAAGATTCAGATCGCCGAGCCGCCCAAGGCCGACGCGAAAGCCGACAATAAGGAAGCCTCCGCGCCCCCCGCTGCCCCGGCGCTGCTCGTCCTCGATTCCGACCCCGAGCACGACCCCCGACGATTGCTTGACTTCGCGCGCGGCCGGGTCGATTCCACCGAGCCCGCCGCCGACCGTCGCCGCGAGCAGGCCCGCACCAACCGCGAGGGGAACGACTTCCACGCCCCCGCGACGGCCGCCGCCTGGCGCGATCGCTCGGCCCACGTTCGGGACCAGATGCGGGTGGCGCTCGGCCTCTGGCCCGCGCCTCCCAAGACGCCCTTGAACCCCCAGGTCTACGACGTCCTCGAACGCGACGGCTACACGATCGAGAAGGTCGTGCTCGAAACCCTGCCCGGGTTCACGCTCAGCGGCAATCTGTATCGACCGTCGAAGAAGCCCGTTTCCGGCAAGGCACCGGCGATCCTCTGCCCGCACGGCCATTGGGAGGTGGGACGGGTTCAGGAAGACGTCCAGGCGCGCTGCATCCGCTGGGCGAAACTCGGCGCGGTCGTCTTCATGTACGACATGGTCGGCTACAACGATTCCAAGCCGTTCACGCACGCGTTTCTCAACGACCGCCTGCGGCGATGGGGGCTCAGCCTGTTCGGCCTCCAGACCTGGAACAGCATCCGGGCGCTCGACTGGCTGTCGACCCTGCCCGACGTCGACCCCGCGCGGATCGGCTGCACTGGCGAGTCGGGGGGCGGGACGCAGACCTTCATCCTCACGGCCCTCGACGATCGCATCAAGGTTTCCGCGCCGGTCGTGATGGTCTCCGACTGGTTTCAGGGGGGCTGCGTCTGCGAGAACGCGGCCGGGCTTCGACATCACACCGACAACATCGAGTTCGCGGCGCTTTGCGCGCCCCGGCCGATGATCCTGGTCGGCGCGTCGGGCGACTGGACCGCCAAGACGATGAGCCTCGCGTTTCCGGCCATTCGCGGCGTGTATTCGCTCGTCGGCTCGGTCGACCGGATCGAGGCCCAGGTCTTCGACTTCCCGCACAACTACAACCAGACCAGCCGCAACGCCGTCTACGCCTTCATGGGCCGCTGGCTGCTGGGCATCGAGGATTCGGCGAGCACCCGCGAGGGGGACCAGACGCCCGAGAAGCCCGAGGCGATCCTCACCTTCGAGGCCAAGCACCCCGCGCCGGCCGACCGCAAGACGCCCGAGCAGCTTGAAGCCGCGCTCATCAAGACGCTGGGCGATCAGCTTGAAGCCCTCTCCCCCGCCCACGACGCGACGAACTGGCAGGCGGCGAAACGGTTCCTGAAAACGAGCCTGAGCGTCCGCGTCGGCCTCGAAACGCCCAGTCCCGAAGCGCTCGCCCAGCGTGAAGTCCGGCGCGTCGACCGTGAGGGCTTCCGCATCGTCCATTCCCAGATCGGCCGGCGCGCGAACGGCGAGGCGATCCCGGTCGTCCGGTTGATCCCGACGCACTCGAACGGCCGGCTCACCGTCATCGCCGACGACCAGGGCAAATCGGCCCTCGCCACGCCGGCCGGCGAGGTCTCCGAGCTGGCCAGAGCCCTTCTGGCGCGCGGGCAGAGCGTCGTCGGCTTCGATCCTCTTTTCGTCGGTGAATCGATCGACCCGGCCAAGCCGATCACCCATCGGCCGGTGGTCGACCACTTCCACACGTACAACCCCTCCGTCGCCGCCGACCAGATGCAAGACCTGGCGACCGTCGTGAGCTGGGCCGGTTCGCAGCCGGACGTCCGCGAGGTCAGCCTGGCAGCCCGAGGGCTCGCCGGTTTTCAGGCGCTGATCGCCCGGCCGTTGCTTGGCGGCCTCGCCCGGACGGCCGTCGACCTGAACGGGGCCGAAGACACCGACGGTTCGGGCGACCTGCCGGCCGAGATCGACCTGCCGGGCCTCTTCCAGTTCGGCGGCCTCCGCACGGCGGCGGCCCTGAGCGCCCCCGCTCCGCTCTGGATCGTCCGCCCCGGCCCGAAGTTCGCGAAAGCCTGGCCCGAGGCCGCCTACGACCTCGCCGACGCCAAGGCCCAATTCCGAATTGCGACCGAGGCCCCGCCGGCCGATCGCCTCGCGCGGTGGATCGACGAGGGCAATTGA
- a CDS encoding phospho-sugar mutase, with amino-acid sequence MITVEAALSKVQDAAGEGRLTASSAAAVTRWLLEAPFGKYRPRLLQDVADGRWKQLDDAFFAVLEFGTGGRRGVMYPVGTNVLNERTIAESARGLADYINGKKAPGTTCSCVIARDTRHNSPEFAELCARVLAAAGVKVHLFDEPRSTPLLSFAVRHLRCDAGIMITASHNPPSDNGFKCYAATGGQVVPPDDSGIIECVKAASDREIPETSLEDGRKNGSIVSAGADVDTAYIEAVVGESVSHARGISIVYTPLHGVGETSVAAALTADGFAKVNILASQRSPDGDFPNVPGHVSNPENPATLEAAIAEAKATGADLVLASDPDADRIGVGLPVTGDPAGEWTTLDGNQIGVLLAAFVMKQYGDLGKLRSDHYLVTTLVSTQMAKALARREGVRTEDDLLVGFKWIAQRIDQEGPAGFLFGFEESHGYLKGTYARDKDASVASMLFAELAATVKDRKQTVVEYLDDLYIDVGHYGERLVNKTYKGREGLDTIRSLMKAFRTNPPRTIAGLAVTEVLDYKTHEVRDLLQPGKVGPLPEPSGDVLIFHTERDGVRFAARPSGTEPKIKFYLFARSHVDGPDSLPAAKAETARRLDQMVADIEKYVEGVV; translated from the coding sequence ATGATCACCGTCGAAGCAGCGCTTTCGAAAGTCCAGGACGCCGCGGGAGAGGGCCGACTCACCGCCTCGTCGGCCGCGGCCGTCACGCGATGGTTGTTGGAGGCCCCGTTCGGCAAGTACCGGCCGAGGTTGCTGCAGGACGTCGCCGACGGCCGCTGGAAGCAGCTCGACGACGCCTTCTTCGCGGTCCTCGAATTCGGCACCGGAGGCCGGCGCGGGGTCATGTACCCGGTCGGGACCAACGTCCTCAACGAGCGGACCATCGCCGAGAGCGCGCGGGGGCTGGCCGACTACATCAACGGCAAGAAAGCCCCCGGAACGACCTGCTCGTGCGTGATCGCCCGCGACACCCGCCACAACTCGCCCGAGTTCGCCGAGCTGTGCGCGCGGGTCCTCGCCGCGGCCGGCGTGAAGGTCCACCTGTTTGACGAGCCGCGATCGACTCCCCTGCTCTCGTTCGCCGTCCGGCACCTGCGCTGCGACGCGGGGATCATGATCACGGCGTCGCACAATCCGCCGTCGGACAACGGCTTCAAGTGCTACGCCGCGACCGGCGGCCAGGTCGTCCCTCCCGACGACTCCGGAATCATCGAATGCGTCAAGGCCGCCTCGGACCGCGAGATCCCCGAGACGAGCCTGGAGGACGGTCGCAAGAACGGCTCGATCGTCTCGGCCGGGGCCGACGTCGACACGGCGTACATCGAGGCGGTCGTCGGCGAATCGGTCAGCCACGCGCGGGGGATCTCGATCGTCTACACCCCGCTGCACGGCGTCGGCGAGACGTCGGTCGCGGCGGCGCTCACGGCCGACGGCTTCGCCAAGGTCAACATCCTGGCCTCCCAGCGCTCGCCCGACGGCGATTTCCCCAACGTGCCGGGCCACGTGTCCAACCCCGAGAATCCAGCGACGCTCGAAGCGGCGATCGCCGAGGCCAAGGCCACCGGAGCCGACCTTGTCCTGGCCAGCGACCCCGACGCCGACCGCATCGGCGTGGGGCTCCCCGTCACCGGCGACCCGGCCGGCGAATGGACCACGCTCGACGGCAACCAGATCGGCGTCCTGCTCGCCGCCTTCGTGATGAAGCAGTACGGCGACCTCGGCAAACTGCGATCCGACCACTATCTGGTCACCACGTTGGTGTCGACGCAGATGGCCAAGGCCCTCGCCCGCCGCGAGGGGGTCCGCACCGAGGACGACCTCCTCGTGGGCTTCAAGTGGATCGCCCAGCGGATCGACCAGGAGGGCCCCGCCGGCTTCCTGTTCGGCTTCGAGGAGTCGCACGGCTACCTCAAAGGGACCTACGCCCGCGACAAGGACGCCTCCGTCGCCTCGATGCTCTTCGCCGAGCTGGCGGCGACCGTCAAGGACCGCAAGCAGACCGTCGTCGAGTACCTGGACGACCTCTACATCGACGTCGGCCACTACGGCGAGCGGCTCGTCAACAAGACCTACAAGGGCCGCGAGGGGCTCGACACGATCCGGTCGCTCATGAAGGCGTTCCGGACCAATCCCCCGCGCACGATCGCCGGGCTCGCCGTCACCGAGGTTCTGGACTACAAGACCCACGAGGTCCGCGACCTGCTTCAGCCCGGGAAAGTCGGCCCCCTGCCCGAGCCGTCCGGCGACGTCCTGATCTTCCACACCGAGCGCGACGGCGTCCGGTTCGCCGCCCGGCCCTCGGGGACCGAGCCCAAGATCAAGTTCTATCTGTTCGCCCGCAGCCACGTCGACGGCCCCGATTCGCTCCCCGCCGCCAAGGCTGAAACCGCCCGACGACTTGACCAGATGGTCGCCGACATCGAAAAATATGTTGAGGGCGTCGTTTGA
- a CDS encoding metallophosphoesterase, giving the protein MPDPRKVLATVSKATELTRRTPGRSGSVVSLDAADEVMVVGDLHGNLSAFRWVLTEAALDRHPGRHLVLQELVHEINKNQDDRPDLSHRLVDLVSALKCQYPDRVHLILGNHELSEVTGRIIGKDGQALNLRFRKGMQLSYGEACDEIFQAYLGLFSALPLAVRTPNRVFMCHSIPDGRYLDDLDLSVLAADDWPPESMKRGGAVYAITWGRDTATETIDRFAAMVDADLFVTGHQPCEEGYRQANHRQLIIDGTNPYPTYCRFSAKEPATIESLVSSVKVMNVLSAS; this is encoded by the coding sequence ATGCCCGACCCACGGAAAGTCCTCGCCACCGTGAGCAAGGCCACCGAATTGACGCGGCGGACGCCCGGGCGGTCCGGCTCGGTCGTCAGCCTCGACGCCGCCGATGAGGTCATGGTCGTCGGTGACTTGCACGGGAACCTGTCGGCGTTCCGCTGGGTGCTGACCGAAGCGGCCCTCGACCGGCACCCAGGGCGGCACCTGGTCCTCCAGGAACTCGTTCACGAGATCAACAAGAACCAGGACGATCGGCCCGACCTCTCGCATCGGCTCGTCGACCTGGTCTCGGCCCTCAAGTGCCAGTATCCCGATCGAGTCCACCTGATCCTGGGGAACCACGAGCTGTCGGAAGTGACCGGGCGGATCATCGGCAAGGACGGCCAGGCGCTCAACTTGCGGTTCCGCAAGGGGATGCAGCTCTCGTACGGCGAAGCGTGCGACGAGATTTTCCAGGCCTATCTCGGCCTCTTCTCCGCCTTGCCCCTGGCGGTCCGCACGCCGAACCGCGTGTTCATGTGCCACTCGATCCCCGACGGTCGCTACCTCGACGACCTGGACCTCAGCGTCCTGGCCGCCGACGATTGGCCGCCCGAGTCGATGAAGCGCGGCGGGGCCGTCTACGCCATCACCTGGGGACGCGACACCGCGACCGAGACCATCGACCGGTTCGCCGCAATGGTCGACGCCGACCTGTTCGTGACCGGCCACCAGCCGTGCGAGGAAGGCTATCGCCAAGCCAACCACCGCCAGCTCATCATCGACGGCACCAACCCCTATCCCACCTACTGCCGCTTCTCGGCCAAGGAGCCGGCGACGATCGAGTCGCTCGTGAGCTCCGTGAAGGTCATGAACGTGCTCTCCGCGTCCTGA
- a CDS encoding secondary thiamine-phosphate synthase enzyme YjbQ, with protein sequence MIHQKTLALQTRGRGTVEITGEVERIVSASGVRTGLCNVFIRHTSASLIVCENADPSVREDLERFAARLAPDGDPLFGHTLEGPDDMPAHIRAILTQTALTIPVFQGSLALGTWQGVFLWEHRTHPHRRSMLVTVMGED encoded by the coding sequence ATGATCCACCAGAAAACTCTCGCACTCCAGACTCGCGGCCGTGGGACGGTCGAGATCACAGGCGAGGTCGAGCGGATCGTCTCGGCTTCGGGCGTCCGGACGGGTCTTTGCAACGTCTTCATCCGACACACGAGCGCATCGTTGATCGTCTGCGAGAACGCCGACCCGAGCGTTCGCGAGGATCTCGAACGCTTCGCCGCGCGGCTGGCCCCGGACGGCGATCCGCTGTTCGGCCACACCCTCGAAGGGCCTGACGACATGCCGGCGCACATCCGGGCGATCCTGACCCAGACGGCCCTCACCATCCCGGTCTTTCAGGGCTCGTTGGCCCTGGGGACCTGGCAAGGCGTCTTCCTCTGGGAGCACCGCACTCATCCGCACAGACGATCCATGCTTGTGACCGTCATGGGCGAGGATTGA
- a CDS encoding UvrB/UvrC motif-containing protein yields MSEPEPEIENPIAPGEKVKTFPTTPGVYLMKDAQGRVVYIGKAKNLRARAGSYFHKTAAQDRRICDWIGEVADIDHLPADSEVDALLMEARLVKDIQPRHNHDLKDDKSFPYLQITTGEDFPRVNFTREPLDSGVKLYGPFPRAKSLRGAIQVLQRIFKFRTCSLDIDEDDPRWRWFRPCLLASIDQCTAPCNLRIDRETYRRDIHRLKLFLDGKKDVLFKEMNEEMREASKALQFEKAARLRDEIKALENINLRGDLAKHAQPEVFYVDPRKGLKGLKQVLKLDALPRTITGVDIAHLGGTETVGSLVTFVDGLPFKPGYRRYRIKTVAGVDDFASIREVVSRRIDGLLEREEPFPDIFLIDGGKGQLSAALDAFKAKGIAPPTLISLAKREEEIYVPGRSDPILLRRRSFALRLLQYVRDEAHRFAQHYHHMLRKKRVLGEDE; encoded by the coding sequence ATGTCTGAACCTGAGCCCGAGATCGAAAACCCGATCGCACCGGGTGAAAAGGTGAAAACCTTTCCGACGACGCCGGGGGTTTACCTGATGAAGGACGCCCAAGGGCGGGTGGTCTACATCGGCAAGGCGAAGAACCTCCGCGCGCGGGCGGGGTCGTACTTCCACAAGACGGCCGCTCAGGATCGGCGGATCTGCGACTGGATCGGCGAGGTGGCCGACATCGACCATCTGCCGGCCGACAGCGAGGTCGACGCCCTGCTGATGGAGGCGCGGCTGGTCAAGGACATCCAGCCTCGGCACAACCACGACCTCAAGGACGACAAGAGCTTCCCGTACCTCCAGATCACGACCGGCGAGGACTTCCCCCGGGTCAACTTCACCCGAGAGCCGCTCGACTCGGGGGTCAAGCTCTACGGCCCCTTCCCCCGGGCCAAGAGCCTGCGGGGGGCGATCCAGGTCCTCCAGCGGATCTTCAAGTTCCGCACCTGCTCGCTGGACATCGACGAGGACGACCCGCGCTGGCGATGGTTCCGGCCCTGCCTGCTGGCGTCGATCGACCAGTGTACGGCCCCCTGCAACCTGCGGATCGATCGCGAGACCTACCGCCGCGACATCCACCGGCTCAAGCTGTTCCTCGACGGCAAGAAGGACGTCCTCTTCAAGGAGATGAACGAGGAGATGCGCGAGGCCAGCAAGGCCCTCCAGTTCGAGAAGGCGGCCCGGCTCCGCGACGAGATCAAGGCCCTTGAGAACATCAACCTCCGGGGCGATCTCGCCAAGCACGCCCAGCCCGAGGTCTTCTACGTCGACCCGCGCAAGGGGCTGAAGGGGCTCAAGCAGGTCCTCAAGCTCGACGCCCTGCCCCGGACGATCACCGGCGTCGACATCGCCCACCTGGGGGGGACCGAGACCGTCGGCTCGCTGGTCACGTTCGTCGACGGCCTGCCGTTCAAGCCGGGGTATCGGCGGTACCGGATCAAGACCGTGGCGGGCGTCGACGACTTCGCCTCGATCCGCGAGGTCGTCTCCCGGCGGATCGACGGCCTGCTCGAACGCGAGGAGCCGTTCCCCGACATCTTCCTGATCGACGGCGGCAAGGGCCAGCTCAGCGCGGCGCTCGACGCCTTCAAGGCCAAGGGGATCGCCCCGCCGACCCTGATCTCGCTCGCCAAGCGCGAGGAGGAAATCTACGTCCCCGGCCGGTCCGACCCGATCCTCCTCCGCCGCCGTTCGTTCGCCCTGCGGCTCCTCCAGTACGTCCGCGACGAGGCCCACCGGTTCGCCCAGCACTACCACCACATGCTCCGCAAGAAGCGCGTGCTCGGCGAGGACGAATGA
- a CDS encoding peptide MFS transporter, with translation MSQTVETVPPAKLESHPPGLYALFTTEMWERFSFYGMRALLVLYLTKAMGYSRGDALNVYAIYTGLVYLTPLIGGRLADLYLGQRKAVFIGGTLMALGQFALTQRELLPLGLGLMIVGNGFFKPNISVMVGSLYPKGDHRLDGAYTLFYMGINLGALLAPLVSGPLGEWVGWPYGFASAGVGMILGLLTFVFTQRLLQSAGLPPWRDAGAEPKLRPADWVEIGVISGVVALGVFGLIRAWPSLQPYWSPAWASTAALSFLYRGTILLGGLLLFILATEPRAKAEMNELHEPFTRADWQRLGVIVTISLFSVVFWMGFEQSGGTLNLFADEKTDRSIFGWTVPTSVFQSANPIFIVTLAPLFAILWTALARRNFPLPSVAKQGLGLVLLSSAFAVMYFADKQSKQGLISPLWLLSVYLIFTVAELFVSPIGLSLVNRLAHPRIASLMMAFWFLCTAAANYLAGIMEHTLEPYHLNLWAFLGAMAFVPGVMMLALTPVLVKMSHGRV, from the coding sequence ATGTCGCAAACCGTCGAAACCGTTCCACCCGCCAAGCTCGAATCGCATCCCCCCGGCCTCTACGCCCTGTTCACCACCGAGATGTGGGAGCGGTTCAGCTTCTACGGGATGCGGGCGCTTTTGGTCCTCTATCTGACCAAGGCGATGGGCTACTCGCGCGGCGACGCCTTGAACGTCTACGCGATTTACACCGGCCTGGTCTACCTGACCCCGCTCATCGGCGGCCGGCTGGCGGACCTGTATCTGGGACAGCGGAAAGCGGTGTTCATCGGCGGAACCCTGATGGCGCTCGGCCAGTTCGCGCTCACCCAGCGCGAGCTGCTCCCGCTGGGCCTCGGCCTGATGATCGTCGGCAACGGCTTCTTCAAACCGAACATCTCCGTGATGGTCGGGTCGCTCTACCCGAAGGGCGATCACAGGCTCGACGGCGCCTACACGCTGTTTTACATGGGAATCAACCTGGGAGCGCTCCTGGCTCCCCTGGTCAGCGGCCCGCTCGGCGAGTGGGTGGGATGGCCTTACGGTTTCGCGAGCGCGGGCGTCGGCATGATCCTCGGGTTGTTGACGTTCGTCTTCACCCAGAGGCTGCTCCAGAGCGCGGGGCTGCCTCCCTGGCGCGACGCCGGGGCTGAACCGAAGCTGAGGCCGGCGGACTGGGTCGAGATCGGCGTGATCTCGGGCGTCGTGGCCCTCGGAGTGTTCGGTCTGATCCGGGCCTGGCCCTCGCTTCAGCCGTACTGGTCGCCGGCCTGGGCGTCGACGGCGGCGCTCTCTTTCCTTTATCGCGGGACGATCCTGCTGGGCGGCTTGCTCCTGTTCATCTTGGCCACCGAGCCCCGCGCCAAGGCTGAGATGAACGAGCTGCACGAGCCGTTCACTCGGGCCGACTGGCAGCGCCTCGGCGTGATCGTGACCATCAGCCTGTTCTCGGTCGTCTTCTGGATGGGCTTCGAACAATCGGGCGGAACGCTCAACCTGTTCGCCGACGAGAAGACGGACCGAAGCATCTTCGGCTGGACGGTGCCGACCTCGGTCTTCCAGTCGGCCAATCCCATCTTCATCGTCACGCTCGCCCCCCTCTTCGCGATCCTCTGGACGGCGCTGGCGCGGCGGAACTTCCCGCTGCCGTCGGTCGCGAAGCAGGGGCTCGGCCTGGTGCTTCTGTCCTCGGCTTTCGCCGTGATGTACTTCGCCGACAAGCAATCGAAACAGGGGCTGATCTCGCCGTTGTGGCTGCTCTCGGTCTATCTCATTTTCACGGTGGCCGAACTGTTCGTCTCGCCGATCGGTCTCTCGCTGGTCAACAGGCTCGCCCACCCGCGGATCGCCTCGTTGATGATGGCGTTCTGGTTCCTGTGCACGGCCGCGGCGAACTACCTGGCGGGGATCATGGAGCATACGCTGGAGCCGTATCATCTCAACCTCTGGGCCTTCCTGGGCGCCATGGCGTTCGTCCCCGGGGTGATGATGCTGGCGCTGACGCCGGTTCTGGTGAAGATGTCGCACGGGCGCGTTTGA
- a CDS encoding CAP domain-containing protein yields the protein MARPTSRRSLRFENLEDRQMLSSGGPSSQAQYMLQLINMARTNPQAAAQWVSNNVTPEVTSTLKHYNVDVNAVKQTIANSNPLPPVAWNSNLASAAQGHSQDMADNQYQSHTGSDGSSSDDRIKSAGYTNANSSGENAYAYAGSVDNAMEAFLYDWGVSDAGHRRNLLQPGVSANDSFRDVGIGIVNTGGKLATGKIGPVIVTQDFGSQPNAQAQLVGVAYSDNDGSQFYTPGEGAGNVRIDAVNLDNGSTASTTTWDSGGYELPLAPGRYKVTASQNNVVIQDVNVTIGTVNVEQDFVLSNPWNGRSLTSAAPAAVRTVAAAAAVAPKAVAVPTAAPASTPTTTAASTTAAPNFAFFAPSDWKGPVSGTPTVQAAKLAPTTVTPTVSYQPALANWTTWKAKSV from the coding sequence ATGGCTCGGCCGACGTCACGACGATCGCTTCGCTTCGAGAACCTTGAAGATCGCCAGATGCTTTCGTCAGGCGGACCGAGCAGCCAGGCGCAGTACATGCTGCAGCTCATCAACATGGCCCGCACCAACCCGCAAGCCGCGGCCCAGTGGGTCTCGAACAATGTGACGCCGGAAGTCACCAGCACGCTCAAGCATTACAACGTCGACGTCAACGCGGTGAAGCAGACGATCGCCAACAGCAACCCGCTTCCTCCCGTCGCCTGGAACAGCAACCTCGCCTCGGCGGCCCAGGGCCACAGCCAGGACATGGCCGACAACCAGTACCAGTCGCACACCGGCTCCGACGGATCTTCCTCCGACGACCGGATCAAGAGCGCGGGTTACACCAACGCCAACTCCAGCGGCGAGAACGCCTACGCCTACGCCGGCAGCGTCGACAACGCCATGGAGGCGTTCCTTTACGACTGGGGCGTTTCCGACGCCGGCCACAGGCGGAACCTGCTCCAGCCCGGCGTCTCGGCCAACGACTCGTTTCGCGACGTGGGGATCGGCATCGTCAACACCGGCGGCAAGCTTGCGACCGGCAAGATCGGCCCCGTGATCGTGACCCAGGACTTCGGGTCCCAGCCGAACGCCCAGGCCCAGCTCGTCGGCGTCGCCTACAGCGACAACGACGGCTCGCAGTTCTACACGCCCGGCGAAGGGGCGGGGAACGTCCGGATCGACGCCGTCAACCTCGACAACGGCTCGACCGCCTCGACCACGACCTGGGATTCCGGCGGCTACGAACTCCCCCTGGCCCCCGGCCGCTATAAGGTCACCGCCAGCCAGAACAACGTCGTCATCCAGGACGTCAACGTGACGATCGGCACGGTCAACGTCGAGCAAGATTTCGTTCTGAGCAACCCGTGGAACGGCCGCTCGCTCACGTCGGCCGCTCCCGCGGCCGTCAGGACCGTCGCCGCCGCCGCCGCCGTCGCCCCGAAGGCCGTAGCCGTCCCGACGGCCGCGCCCGCCTCAACGCCCACGACTACCGCCGCCTCCACGACGGCCGCCCCGAACTTCGCGTTCTTCGCCCCCAGCGACTGGAAGGGCCCGGTGAGCGGGACCCCGACCGTTCAGGCCGCCAAGCTCGCCCCGACGACCGTCACGCCCACCGTCAGCTACCAGCCCGCGCTCGCCAACTGGACGACCTGGAAAGCCAAGTCGGTCTGA
- a CDS encoding alpha/beta hydrolase translates to MTNLSVGMAQALVGLGLMLLGTGQGAERRVEVALNDAGSLAVSEVVSALAEATGQTVKPPPADVTLPVRGLPGALGRALLADCLGDEVAITIGPKSVVFVVPETLVESDGRALWKERLERLSARTEEAASRQQRHIMRARESYRPNDPDRPTICLVHGVNSSSGGFVHFIPPLEEAGYGIVVYDYPFNQKLDDSCAQFQADWLAFRNQAGETRPWTILAHSMGALVARSYVEGAGRDAGDVDSLILIAPVNQGAHIARLQPVLQMISGMRAVQGKRTAQALAELSEGVSQSAEDLLPGSPFLKRINRNPPNEAVAYHILAGDRGVLSEDGRKQVEAQVEIVHRNAGVFGSLTRLATGELGPVLDELTDGAGDGCVALARTRLPGAPEPVVLHANHAELIRAPLLFADPGPVVSMPQILEWMKADRARGGLGGR, encoded by the coding sequence ATGACGAACCTCTCGGTTGGTATGGCTCAGGCTCTGGTTGGGCTCGGGTTGATGTTGCTCGGAACCGGCCAGGGCGCCGAACGGCGGGTCGAGGTGGCGCTCAACGACGCCGGGAGCTTGGCCGTGTCGGAGGTCGTCTCGGCCTTGGCCGAGGCGACGGGCCAGACGGTCAAGCCGCCGCCGGCCGACGTGACTTTGCCGGTGCGCGGGCTTCCGGGCGCCCTGGGCCGGGCGCTCCTGGCCGACTGCCTGGGCGACGAGGTCGCGATCACGATCGGCCCGAAGTCAGTCGTCTTCGTCGTCCCCGAAACTCTGGTCGAGAGCGACGGCCGGGCGCTGTGGAAGGAACGTCTCGAACGGCTCTCGGCCCGGACCGAGGAGGCGGCGAGCCGGCAGCAGCGCCATATCATGCGTGCCCGCGAATCCTACCGGCCGAACGATCCCGACCGGCCGACGATCTGCCTGGTCCACGGGGTCAACTCGTCGTCGGGCGGCTTCGTCCACTTCATTCCGCCGCTCGAAGAGGCCGGCTACGGGATCGTGGTCTACGATTACCCGTTCAACCAGAAGCTCGACGACTCCTGCGCCCAGTTCCAGGCCGACTGGCTGGCGTTCCGCAATCAGGCCGGCGAGACCCGCCCGTGGACGATCCTGGCCCACTCGATGGGGGCGCTCGTCGCTCGCAGTTACGTCGAGGGTGCGGGTCGTGACGCCGGCGACGTCGATTCGCTGATCCTTATTGCGCCGGTGAATCAGGGTGCCCACATCGCCCGGCTTCAACCGGTCCTTCAGATGATCTCGGGGATGCGCGCCGTTCAGGGCAAGCGGACGGCTCAAGCCCTGGCCGAGCTGTCCGAAGGGGTCAGCCAGTCGGCCGAGGACCTGCTGCCGGGGAGTCCGTTCTTGAAGCGGATCAACCGGAACCCGCCCAACGAGGCGGTCGCCTACCACATCCTGGCCGGCGACCGGGGCGTCCTCAGCGAAGACGGCCGGAAACAGGTCGAGGCGCAGGTCGAGATCGTGCACCGCAACGCGGGGGTGTTCGGTTCGCTGACGAGGCTGGCGACCGGCGAACTCGGGCCGGTGCTCGACGAGTTGACCGACGGCGCCGGCGACGGCTGCGTCGCCCTGGCCCGAACCCGGCTCCCCGGCGCGCCCGAGCCCGTCGTCCTCCACGCCAACCACGCCGAGCTGATTCGCGCCCCCCTCTTGTTCGCCGATCCGGGGCCCGTCGTGTCGATGCCGCAGATCCTGGAATGGATGAAGGCCGATCGCGCTCGCGGCGGGCTCGGTGGGCGGTAG